A segment of the Salmo trutta chromosome 3, fSalTru1.1, whole genome shotgun sequence genome:
atacatcaattgtcttaaaatcatttatttactaatctaagtaattcacagaaaagCATAACAagcagatatggttacaaggaaattatagaatgttccctagtgggctaaaccggcacggcggcttgttacacaaagaaagggggttgggcttgaatgaaagagcgggaagactgaggaaccaAGAAAGCAGCTATgccatcgtaaatacattatcgtatgcattctaaattaccgcccatttggaaaaggaaaatgcaataaatatttactctgagctgcgcttcggtaggttggtcgtagatgctggccgtgttggccaacagagatcttcctgtcctcggaagaatgtcactgttggtaaaatggatacgttgtagtatcttcgttgtgtgttagactggatacgtcgtccgtcctttcctagcccacgtctacagcggccgctgctaactcaacggctaggaagtatcacttctgtagtgaatcagagttcaaagttcataccattcgcaaccaaagctcacgctgaggttggcttagttctgtacttgacatgtgtgtccttttaatgcagaggctgcagacctcacgtacccggaacaggcgggttacattttgtcactgacttatatagtggcgaggggagaagggtgtcTTTCattgtttataacccctgtctcttcacaggggcgggccactgattggtcagggctctttccttatgaaaacccaattctctcatttggaagctaaaattacatttaatctcctaacaaacagtttcagtatcaaacatttaaattgcacaacaattccatgtgaatctgataactagaatgtttagactttcccaggtacagtttatgtcgtcctgtcatcagtcataatgtctcagatgacaaccgaactgacatcaatactcattaagtacctggtgtatttccaactggttctattaccgaaatatggttcctttccccccacttgtttgatgttcccagactctctatatttaacaaaggctattcaaaagtccttcagtagggtcagagagagaggggaagggagaaaggtatttatgggggggtcataaaccttacccacagacCAACATCATGAcaactactaccattaccactagtagcacttctacctctaatatctctactaccaccattaccactagtagcacttctacctctaatatctctactactaccattaccactagtagcacTTCTACCTATctctactaccaccattaccactagtagcacttctacctctctctactaccaccattaccactagttgcacttctacctctctctactaccaccattaccactagttgcacttctacctctctctattaCCACTAGTAGCActtctacctctactaccaccattaccactagtagcacttctacctctctctactaccaccattaccactagtagcacttctacctctctctactaccaccattaccacttctacctctctctactaccaccattaccactagtagcacttctacctctctctactaccaccattaccactagtagcacTTCTACCTCTACCGACTACCtactataactaacttataactgtCATCACCATTACATCACAACTACCATCATTAAACTACTATCGTTACCGTCAACCTACTACCCGTACCGCTACTATTTGGAATAATAATCACAATAATaaatttacatttatgtcatttagcagacgctcttatctagagcgacttacaataataataataaatctcTCCCACTCACTTCTCTCCAGCAAAAGCGTCTGAGTTTGGCAGTGAGTTGTGGAGGTGGGAGGAGCCAGCTCTTGGAGGAGGGGTCTGTCCCTGTGTCACTCCTGGAATCACCATTGAGCTGTGTGATCGGCATGACAACGGGGAACTCCCAAGCACTACTGCCCCCCTCCACTAAGAAGTGGGCAGACTCTGTGGGGAGGATTCTACAGAGGTACAAACATTGCAATATTATAAAGACAGAGTGCAGTTTGAGTGTGTTCCATACCTAAAAAAGGGagattatttttgggggggggttgaacTACACAAACAATTGAGACATTCCCAAAGCTTTTGAGACTTGAGGCTTTTCCTATGTCAATTCACTGTTATGGTGGTGCGCTTCTTCTCTGCAGCTCTGAAATGAGACTAACTGATTGTGTCAGCACAGTCTATATTTACCATCTCTCACGCTCTCCAGGAAAGGTCTTCGATTCATCACAGAGTCTGAGATCGGATTGGCTGCCATCTATGTCAGCTGTGACAAGTACTGCAATCCCTCCAATCAGATGGCTGACTCAGGTGGGTGGGGCTCTCATACGGTGAATCATAGTCTCAGTTTATTTGGAGTTCCTGATTTTATAATGATATGGACTTATATAGTGGAGTCAACACTTGTATCGTTGTTAATGTGTTTTTCCCCTGGTCAGAATCCATGAGAATGAAACCCACCATCCCTGGCACCACGCTATCCCAGAATGCACCAGTGGACGAGACGGTAATGCCAGCGGCGTCTCAGAACATCACAGCCTATGCTGTAAACACAGAGCCGTCACAGGGCATCAGTGGGTAAGACACACAACCTGAGCTCTAAACTCACAGTTCTATTTGAGTGCATCAGGCTGATCTGTGTTGTCTTATCCCCAAGTACGGTTGACGTGGCTGGGGTGAGCGCAGTTGGAGAGACCCCTGAGAGGAACCAGAGCCGGACCACCTCTCATATTAACCGACCCAAACCCTCAGGCCGAGAGCTGGCCGGGACCTGCACAGTGGCAGAGACTATGATGTCATCATTCAGCGCCTCAGACAGCGCTGGTGGTGGCGGCTCGGACAGAAAAAAGGGAGAGCTACAACATCCAGGTAGAATAGTTTCTAATGACTTAGGCAGAGTGGGTGGGTGTCAGTTACAGTAGGAAAGTTCTGGCGTGGGCCATATGAACTGAAAACacgggtctgctaaatgacattgtATTATCATGATATTAGGTGGAGGGAAAGGTGATGCTATCACCAGATTCCTGGCCACAGCCCCTCGGACCAACGGAGGAGTGCAGACGATGTCCCCACAGAAGCGCTCCTCCCAGAAACAACAGGTCTCGCAGAAAGATTCCCCCCAGAAACAGTCTGCCCTCACTAATTTCTTCCAGCCTGTCGGCAAGAAAAGGCAAGTGCAGCTCTCTGGAGATATCCATACAATACAATCTTGAATCTTGAGTTAATGGTGATATTATATACAGACAccaatgttttctctctctcagacctcGGGAAGGCGAGGAGTCCCCTACTGTCCCATCAGAGGCCAAGCTATCCAGGAGGGAAGAAGACAAGGAGAAGACGAAGAGGACAGTACCACAGCACTCAGAGACCTCCAaccccccacacacccccacagGCAGGTCCCAGGGCCAACACAGCTCAGGTGCACATCTGTTTCCAGGTCAGACTGAGGCTCTGTCAGAGGGGTTCTCCAACCCTGCCCAGCAGGGGCTCCAAtccaggaagaggaaggagatggaggaggagactAAAGGGGGTGGGGCTTCAGAGATAGAGATGGACGAACTGGAGTCCATCATGTCTGAGGACATGGACGAATCGGATGAGCCCATGTCAGCCAGTCAAGGCCAGCGGTTGAAGCTGACGGAACAGAGTTCAACCAATCAAGGCCAGAGGTCTCAACTGACAGACAAGAGCTCAACCAATAAACAGCTCCTAGAGACAGTGGAACTTACCTCTGCCAATAAGAAACAGCGGATTTATCCAGTGGAACCAATTGCAGCCAATCATAGGTCAGGCTTGGAGTCAGAAGAGCGATCGTCAGCCAGCAGACGACAGCGAGCGGAGCCTGTAGCTGAGGTCAAAGGCGAAGAGGTGTCTTTTATTGAGGTGAGAGGAGTTGTCATTGTGTGTTTGTTATCATGTGTTTCTAtcagggctggggtcaattccaatAGAAGCCACTTGattcaggaagtgattttaatttaaaatATAAAAATTGATAGCTTCTACTTCTCAGTTTCATTGAAAATATCTGCCATTTTTAAAATCACTGAATtgtaatttcagtttacttcctgaattgactgccttcccCAGCCCTGGTTTCTATGAGGTGACTATTATTATGAACTATCCTCCATCTTCTGTCCCCCCCCAAGTCAAAACCAATTAATGGTGTGACCCCTGGTCATctggaagagccagagaccgaTGCCAAACCTGTCAAACAGGAAGACTCAGTAAGtcctgtctgtatctgtctggagTAGGGGCCAGTGGGGAAGAGTTAGATCTGTCAGTAACTGGTCTGGAGTAGGGGCCAGTGGGGAAGAGTTAGGTCTGTCAGTAACTGGTCTGGAGTAGGGGCCAGTGGGGAAGAGTTAGGTCTGGAGTAGGGGCCAGTGGGGAAGAGTTAGGTCTGGAGTAGGGGCCAGTGGGGAAGAGTTAGGTCTGGAGTAGGGGCCAGTGGGGAAGAGTTAGGTCTGGAGTAGGGGCCAGTGGGGAAGAGTTAGGTCTGGAGTAGGGGCCAGTGGGGAAGAGTTAGGTCTGGAGTAGGGGCCAGTGGGGAAGAGTTAGGTCTGGAGTAGGGGCCAGTGGGGAAGAGTTAGGTCTGGAGTAGGGGCCAGTGGGGAAGAGTTAGGTCTGTTAGTAACTGGTCTGTGTGTTGTGATGTAGGGTTTAGGGGGTGAGAATCTCCCCAGCAGACTTATAGTGGTGGAGTTCAAATCCCTCACCGTGGCAACACCGGCAAGATCTAAACCACGCCCCACGGAGACGCACGGCAATGTCAACAGGAAAGACTTTAAACGCTTCTGCAAGGTAGACCCCAGAATGCACCTCACCACAATACAGGGTCATGGGACTCTGTTAACTtagtgtctctgtttctgtcagtaatgtgtgtgtgtttcaggtccCAGTTCCCGGTGCCCAGGGTTTGCCCAACATCATCGGAGGGTCAGACCTGTTGGCCCACAACCGAGGCAAGAACTCTGAGCTGGAGGAGTGGCTGAGAGACGCAGCAGAGGTACACAGTCCTACTTCAGCTGCTGTTTACTACAATACTTACTGTCTGTTTAGCAACCCctgagacacacaaacactcctAGAAGAGAAGTACATGGTATTTACCATGAAATGGTAGTAACAGGGGATGGAGGGGGCtgaggctgggtagagaggagatggagggggctgaggctgggtagagaggggatggagggggctgcggctgggtagagaggagatggagggggctgaggctgggtagagaggagatggagggggctgaggctgggtagagaggagatggagggggctgaggctgggtagagaggagatggagggggctgaggctgggtagagaggggatggagggggctgaggctgggtagagaggggatggagggggctgaggctgggtagagaggagatggctgaggctgggtagagaggagatggaggggtctgaggctgggtagagaggagatggagggggctgaggctgggtagagaggaggtggagggggctgaggctgggtagagaggaggtggagggggctgaggctgggtagagaggagatggagggggctgcggctgggtagagaggagatggagggggctgaggctgggtagagaggagatggagggggctgaggctgggtagagaggagatggagggggctgaggctgggtagagaggggatggagggggctgaggctgggtagagaggggatggagggggctgaggctgggtagagaggagatggagggggctgaggctgggtagagaggagatggagggggctgaggctgggtagagaggagatggagggggctgaggctgggtagagaggagatggagggggctgaggctgggtagagaggagatggagggggctgaggctgggtagagaggaggtggagggggctgaggctgggtagagaggaggtggagggggctgaggctgggtagagaggagatggagggggctcaggctgggtagagaggagatggagggggctgaggctgggtagagaggagatggagggggctgaggctgggtagagaggagatggagggggctgaggctgggtagagaggagatggagggggctgaggctgggtagagaggagatggagggggctgaggctgggtagagaggagatagagggggctgaggctgggtagagaggagatggaggtttgtgtgtctgagtgaaagccctgtgtctgtgtgtttcaggatGAGCGTCAGAACAAGAAAGAGGAGACTTTGGGAGATGACCTTTTCAGGTACAAGGACGAGGCTTGTCAGGCTGCAAACACCAAAACAATCAACCCAAACCAATTTGGGTCACATTATTTCAGGTGGAGGGCACCTACAGTACAATGTAAACCAAGCTGTGGCCCGGGCTATGGTTTGGAAGAGGTTTGGAGCCAGGCTgggaatgaatggatgaatgtgGAGTGATGTTGATTATGTTGAACCCTCCAGCCCCCAAGGTAGAAAAAGTCAACCACTCCGTCTGCAGTCTGCAGTGGAGCAGAAGGGTTGGAGCACCCAGCTTACACAaacatcacattcccagggggcATTGCTCTGTGTTCAAGGACGTCACTACCAGACACAAGACAACAGCGCCCTACAGGCTGACGCACACACAGCTTCCTGCACACAGGATGACTGGGTAGAGGCTGTCTGCTAAGCTCTTCACTACTCCACACTCATTCATTCATCTATTCATTCCCTTAACCCCAATTCAGAAACACGAGACAACATTAACTGCCCAGAAACATAGCCTTGGTTGTAGCTGTAATCCAACCAGCATGGCTGATCTCAGGTTTTGATTCCAGCTAAACTATGATTCACATTCAATAGAGCTGTATTCTCCCTCAAGGAGAAATTAGCTGGTCCCCTGCATACATACAatacacatcaacaccatttttGGAATCGCCTGTCAAATAGTCATCTGAAAAGGACCGTTTAGACCAAGACCCACAGAACAGAGAGAAACATTCCTGATGTGAGTGGGCGGATCTTCGTTTGGGACGGTTTTGGCTTGTTGCCACTGACCAATCAGCGCCCAGTGATTCCTGCGTCACACCTGGTTGTCTGTGTTATGCTGGTGATGTATGCACACGCTAAGGCTGCTGCATTTTCCCTGGCTAAGCAGAAAagggtgtgtgcgtgcctgcctggAGCGAGACTGTGCTGTTTGATCATTGAGTCATGATGCCCACTCAGTCATGCATGGCCAGAGGACAGCGCCGGCTACTAAGAAAACAATCCGCGGTTTTATGTTTTTGAGTCTGGCCCGAACCCGTCTCCCAGACTTAGTTTATTGGGAGGATGTTTGGTTTGGGTTCTTCAAACACGGCCAGAGGTTTACAGCGCTGGCTTAATTTGGGCTATTTTTAATATTTGTCCAAAATGCATCCAGGATTGATCTAGCAGGAATGTTAAAAGCCTGAGTGTTTAGGTGGGATGTCTGGATGGCCCTGCCCTgttttaacctgtgtgtgtgtgtgtgtgtgtgtgtgtgtgtgtaggtacaaCCCCAAACCCACCAAGAAAAGATGAGAGCACCTGGCTGCAACATGTGAAGCCCTGCAGACAAATGTTCATCTTAAGACACAGGAAGGGATGTCAACACCCCAGGGAATGTTTTGCGCTTCTAGAATTCTCAGTTTGATAGAACTGCCATCTCTGCTCCACTAATAATGTTCATGAATGGATCTTTGAGTGAAGTCTTGATCATTGTACTCAAAATGACCAGAGGGGCCTGTCAATGACAAATGTTTAAACTGTTTTTGTCGGTGATGGATGTGGGCAGAAATGTCTAACTTTCTATGTACTGTACTCTAATTATATACCTTGATTTAGTCACTGATGGTGAGCAATGTAAACAAATAAATAGGTTTTACGTTTCAAGATTTTTATTTGTTCATAATAAAAAATACAGTATACAAAACATATTAAAAACTAATTTGAGTTGTACAAGAGAGGAGTCCAACTCTACCACGCACAAAGcagcttgtctgtctgttgtgaacAGGAGAAGACCGTGGGATATATGTTGTAAGACAGTAGTAGAAAACCCTGGTTAGACCCCAGGGGTTGGGAACCTGCTGTTTCCTTTTCTTATTAATCAACCCCTAGTTAACCCTTCTCATCAAGGCACCTACTGTGTAGATTGGACATGTAGGTGTAATTAGCCATAAGCTGATGGCCTATCTGGGGCCAAGGTTGAGTGACGACCACCACCTTACAATTACACCTATCCACTGATTCATCTTTTCCGATCTGGATGTAGTGCCTAAGGGCTGGTTAGTTTGGAATACAGCATATTGACCAGAAACTGTCCATACATTTTCAGTTTGCTGATCTTGTCAACAATCTATATTTTATCCTAATTCCAcaatttgtttcgttttttttctgCAAGCAGCTTCAGTCTTGAGGATGACTGCACGCGGAAATAAACTGCATATGGAGACACATTCTAAAGGCGACTGACTGAttcaataaatgaataaaacgcTACCCTCAGTCCTCACAGCTTTACATACAGTAACAGGTATTTGGCACAACAGACACGAGGCGTATGATGGCTGTGTGAAAGTGACATGGTGTGAGAAATGTCACAGAGAATATTATACGGACCTGGAATCAGAGCAACAGGCATAATATTTACTCCATAATGGCAACCAGAAAATGTGCATTTAACATAGTCATGATGACTTCAATAGGCGATAGTCAACTGATAAATACAATGGACTAGCAGTTTTGTATTCAGACTGGTGGACGTCAATGAATGCACCTACAGTTTGCGTTTATCCAATGTACACTTATCAGGAGTCGTCGACTAGTAGTATTTTATAGACCCCTTTATGTGTTTGTTAACATTACTGCAAATTGGTGGCAGCAAAAAAGCCTATATTTAGATGTtacttatgagtgcatttcacactacttttggattataattggattttaaggctcgtatgaatgtcctgcttaatatgtttgtgttatcccaaatcaactgcattatacttgaaaaacacttcaacttcaaccagtaaaatggatatttggctagcttttgctacagcctatgtcaatgagcgttagcattctagctaacaactgctgcatccaaaagttatttttcaAAGATCACCAAATATAATCTTAGCGACTGTTCCAGCTAGAATCAAAACATCACGGTAAGCGTATGAGACctccaaaaagttattttgttagGAGTAATATCGTAAATCTAGGCTATGTTGAATGGACGCAGATGGCGACGGCTTTCTTACTGCAGCCCAGAGTCACGCGCATCTGCATGACTTCAGTGTCTAAAAAACAGTATTTGGCATTTTGTTATGGTCTAACATCAATAGAGAACTCTTATGCCCCATTGGTTGAAATCAGGCTGACATGTACAGTAAGTTAGCAATGAGTTATCTGATCCAGAATACATTCaggtcaggtgtgtgagtggaaGGGTTTGCGTAGGAAAAGCGTTAAGAGGAGCGCTCCAACCATAGTGAGTTAGTTCTACTTAGTCTGATTTGGATGGTGATGGAGTTTTGATTAATCTGTTATTCATCCGTTACTTCAACGTTCCCATTACATCCTGGTCTGCCAGATACTGCTGGGGTCTATAGCTTGGCACTGATGAGAAACTCAGAATTGAGATGATGGCAGAAACACTTTAGCAGCTATGGGCCTATCTCTACAAAGTTCCATTTTCTTGAAGCTTTAAAGGGGAGTTGTAGTGGTTCACAGTCCATTGCATGGTGAAGGCCATCAGAGAAATACTAGAACAATTGTTTAAAGTAGATGAGAAATCAGAAAATGCACTTGCATGAAAGACAAGGTGAGCAAACAACAAAAACTCAAGACATTACAAAATGTCACAAATATTACTTTAAAAAACATTGTCACACTGCAGATTGGATTTCTGGAGAGAGGACATTAAACCCTGTGACAGCTTCCCAACAGAAACCAGAACAGTGGAGCCGTAACAGGTGGTGGGCTGAACCTGGTCATGTACTGTAACTCTAGCCTGCCTCCACTTCCATTGTTTTCAGTTCTCTCAGAAGTGGTAAGAAAGCTTCAGAGTTAAAATAGGTATGTCCACTGcaaacaataaaatataaaaaaacgtaCTGTTTGGCTTTGCCCTTTTAACTCAGAACTCCATTGGTAATAGTAGCTATTTTTACTAAGATgaaccccctcctcttcctccttcctctcctctctttctccacctccttcctctcctttctcccttcGCTTAAATAAAGatgcctcttcctcctctctccctcccaactCATTCACCACCTCGTTCCTCTCCATCCACACTTCACCTAGATAAACTCCCCTCCTCCGACTCCTCCCCCTTCTGCGATCAGCTTGCCTTTCTTCTTCAGTCTCTTGAGCAGGCAGGAGGCAATGCCTAGAGCACCGCCCTTTAGGAAGCGAACAAAGTTGTCTCCCACCAGCGGGCCCATGGCGAACAGTCCTGGGTCCTTGGTGCACTCGAAGGTGTAGGGGTGCACATCCACAGGGTTCTGCTTGCAGGAGATGGGTTTGGTGGGGTCCAGTCCCAGGTACTGGCCCTGGCCCTTGAGGAAGAACAGGTTGGGGTGGGTGCCGATCAACACCAGAGCCATGGAGATCTTAAAGGCCTTGAGGGAGTTGCTCCCCTGTAGGACACACTTCATGTCTGACTGGAAGGACACCACGCAGTGCTCTGGGAAGCTGGTGTAGTCAGGgaacagaacgggaccaccactGGCGGCCATGTTAGTTGTGGTGGGTTGGGGCTTGGAGCACATCTTGGAGCAGACTGAGGCGGCCATGCTGGGAAGGCCATTAGTGGTGGAGGTGGCAGCCATGTTTGGTGTTGCATGGGTCTGGGAGTGCATCATGTGGTAGACCTTGTGGTATTCTGGGTAGAGGGTCTTGGGTAGCTGTTTAAAGATGAGGCCTGGGTCATCTACGTGTTTGCGGAACGCATGCAGCACGGAAATATTGTTGTTAAAAGCGCACAAAACCGCATCCGCCGCGCTTAACCCCGCCCCCACGATCAGCACCGGATCAGAGTTTGGCCCAAGCTTCTTCCGGCTCACAGCCAATCCCAGGGCAGAGATGCTGTGGAACACGAAGGGAAGCTCCTCCCCCTCCACACCCAGCTGAGCTGGCGAATCAGACGCGCCCGTGGCCAGAACTACATTCTCCGAAAACAGGCAGAAAGGAACGTGGGTGTCGCCCTGCACCCGCTGGTACCCCCTCACCTCCCACAGGCCCCCACCTCCCCCTTCGTCTacaccctcaccctccctcccctcgtACACTCCCtttcccccctcccccaaccctccatgaccattctctagaCCCTCCCCCTCGTGTCCACGGAAAAGTTTCTGCACAGAGGTCACGTAGGTGTTGTCAACAAAGTTCTGCTTCAGGCCCATCAGCTTGACGTAGTTACGGTAGTAAGACGAGATCTCCTCTGGAGTGGCCCGGTCGTTGGTCAcgcccctggggggggggggggggggggggagcactCGTTGTCAAACACAAGATCCTTTAGTAAACTCTGTTAAAGTATTAAGGAGATTTCAGCTGTCTCATTGTTTTGAATCTATTTAACTTCATTGcagcctctctatctctctccatccctccctccttccctctctgcaTTTGCCATTGTCAGTACCTGCATTTGCCATTGTTAGTCAGGTCTCGGTAGTTGATCCCTGGCAGTTCCATCCAGATGCCCAGACTGATGGTCAGCATGGAGCCCTCCATCacctagaagagagagagaaaagaaagaggacTGGAGGTGAGGATTTTAAGAATGGAGTTTAGGTTTAGCATTGGAACATAGGGATGAGGAGATTTGGGGGTTGATGTTTAGGGGTGAAG
Coding sequences within it:
- the LOC115187062 gene encoding nibrin isoform X1 — translated: MWTLNPLESGGVTHYLLPGKEYVVGRKNCEVILPNDQSISRAHAHLTATDQALTLKDSSKYGTFVNEERLSGDTPRSLTAGDRVTFGVFHSKFSVQQVTVVVCSSCVDNEGKVSLSQTLQLLGGGLTNTWTQDCTHLVMPTVKVTIKTICALLCCRPIVKQEFFMELTKALQQKQPPPKAESFFPEIDEPSLNKDEVDLTERPERKELFTGKTFLFLNAKQQKRLSLAVSCGGGRSQLLEEGSVPVSLLESPLSCVIGMTTGNSQALLPPSTKKWADSVGRILQRKGLRFITESEIGLAAIYVSCDKYCNPSNQMADSESMRMKPTIPGTTLSQNAPVDETVMPAASQNITAYAVNTEPSQGISGTVDVAGVSAVGETPERNQSRTTSHINRPKPSGRELAGTCTVAETMMSSFSASDSAGGGGSDRKKGELQHPGGGKGDAITRFLATAPRTNGGVQTMSPQKRSSQKQQVSQKDSPQKQSALTNFFQPVGKKRPREGEESPTVPSEAKLSRREEDKEKTKRTVPQHSETSNPPHTPTGRSQGQHSSGAHLFPGQTEALSEGFSNPAQQGLQSRKRKEMEEETKGGGASEIEMDELESIMSEDMDESDEPMSASQGQRLKLTEQSSTNQGQRSQLTDKSSTNKQLLETVELTSANKKQRIYPVEPIAANHRSGLESEERSSASRRQRAEPVAEVKGEEVSFIESKPINGVTPGHLEEPETDAKPVKQEDSGLGGENLPSRLIVVEFKSLTVATPARSKPRPTETHGNVNRKDFKRFCKVPVPGAQGLPNIIGGSDLLAHNRGKNSELEEWLRDAAEDERQNKKEETLGDDLFRYNPKPTKKR
- the LOC115187062 gene encoding nibrin isoform X2; its protein translation is MWTLNPLESGGVTHYLLPGKEYVVGRKNCEVILPNDQSISRAHAHLTATDQALTLKDSSKYGTFVNEERLSGDTPRSLTAGDRVTFGVFHSKFSVQQVTVVVCSSCVDNEGKVSLSQTLQLLGGGLTNTWTQDCTHLVMPTVKVTIKTICALLCCRPIVKQEFFMELTKALQQKQPPPKAESFFPEIDEPSLNKDEVDLTERPERKELFTGKTFLFLNAKQQKRLSLAVSCGGGRSQLLEEGSVPVSLLESPLSCVIGMTTGNSQALLPPSTKKWADSVGRILQRKGLRFITESEIGLAAIYVSCDKYCNPSNQMADSESMRMKPTIPGTTLSQNAPVDETVMPAASQNITAYAVNTEPSQGISGTVDVAGVSAVGETPERNQSRTTSHINRPKPSGRELAGTCTVAETMMSSFSASDSAGGGGSDRKKGELQHPGGGKGDAITRFLATAPRTNGGVQTMSPQKRSSQKQQVSQKDSPQKQSALTNFFQPVGKKRPREGEESPTVPSEAKLSRREEDKEKTKRTVPQHSETSNPPHTPTGRSQGQHSSGAHLFPGQTEALSEGFSNPAQQGLQSRKRKEMEEETKGGGASEIEMDELESIMSEDMDESDEPMSASQGQRLKLTEQSSTNQGQRSQLTDKSSTNKQLLETVELTSANKKQRIYPVEPIAANHRSGLESEERSSASRRQRAEPVAEVKGEEVSFIEFTS
- the LOC115187089 gene encoding oxidative stress-induced growth inhibitor 2 — translated: MPLLEETTVPREHPPTLPVVIIGNGPSGICLSYLLSGYKPYLDPSAVHPNPVLYRKLQETRHLPITEQDLEYLSEGLEGRSGNPVAVLFDTLLHPNADFGYEFPPVLQWRRDKQQHLPHLVLGRATPGGAWHVMEGSMLTISLGIWMELPGINYRDLTNNGKCRGVTNDRATPEEISSYYRNYVKLMGLKQNFVDNTYVTSVQKLFRGHEGEGLENGHGGLGEGGKGVYEGREGEGVDEGGGGGLWEVRGYQRVQGDTHVPFCLFSENVVLATGASDSPAQLGVEGEELPFVFHSISALGLAVSRKKLGPNSDPVLIVGAGLSAADAVLCAFNNNISVLHAFRKHVDDPGLIFKQLPKTLYPEYHKVYHMMHSQTHATPNMAATSTTNGLPSMAASVCSKMCSKPQPTTTNMAASGGPVLFPDYTSFPEHCVVSFQSDMKCVLQGSNSLKAFKISMALVLIGTHPNLFFLKGQGQYLGLDPTKPISCKQNPVDVHPYTFECTKDPGLFAMGPLVGDNFVRFLKGGALGIASCLLKRLKKKGKLIAEGGGVGGGEFI